In Gammaproteobacteria bacterium, the DNA window CTTAGAGTATACCGCATTCACTTGATCACTCACCCGCTGGGTTTCCTTAGCATGAATCTGTATATCTGACCCTTGCCCTTGATAACCGCCTAATACTTGATGAATCATTATGGTAGAATTGGGCAAACAGAAACGTTTACCTTTTGCCCCTGCGCATAATAACAATGAGGCAATGCTGGCGCCTAAACCGAAGCACAAAGTACTCACATCTGGCTTAATAAATTGCATCGTATCGTAAATCGCCATTCCAGCAGTCACATGACCGCCAGGAGAGTTAATATAAAGACTAATATCCTTATCTGGATTTTCGGATTCCAAAAATAATAATTGCGCAATCACTAAATTAGCCATATGAGGCTCAACTTCACCCACTAAAAAAATAACTCGTTCTTTGAGTAATCGTGAATAGATATCATACGCACGCTCTCCACGAGCTGATTGTTCAACCACCATAGGCACTAGCTGATTCGTAAACATGGTACTACACTTCCTCGTGTTTAGGGTTCATAAACTCGTCATAAGAGAGTTGCTTCTCAGTCACCTCAACTTCTTCCAAGAATTTTTCAACCACTTGCTCTTCAAGCACGTTAGATCGAAAATAATCCATACTGCGTGGATTCTTTTTATAAAGCTCTACAAATTCCGCAGGATGCTCGTAAGAAGCAGCAAACTCTTGTAATTTTGTCATCACTCGATTTTCATCGACTTTCAAATCAAAATGTTCGATGGCTTCTGAGAATAACAGTCCTAATTTTACGTTTTGAATTGCCTTTTCTTCAAAATGCTCTCGTGGTAAAGCATCGATTAAATTTTTATTTTTACCGCCCATTCGCTCTAAAAATTCTTCTTGCGATCGTTTAATTTCTCGATCAATAAGTGACGTAGGAATTTCAAAAACATTTTTCTCAATCAAAATCTTCATCAGATCTTGTTTAACTCGATCTTTACTGCGTTGCTCAATATCCTTACGCATATTATCTTCGATATCTTTTCGTAACGCAGGGACTCCACCTTCTTTAACGCCGAATTTCGTAGCGAATTCTTCGTTCATCTCAGGTAATTCAGGCGTAGAAATTTTATTCACTGTCACATCAAATTCCGCTGCTTTTCCAGCAAAATCTTTCGCATGATAATCTTTTGGAAATTTCAAAGATAATGAACGTTGTTGATTTTTTTCGACCCCGATTAACCCATCTTCAAATCCAGGGATCATCATTTTGCTACCTAATTCTAACTCAACATCTTTTGCACTTCCGCCATCAAATTCTTTTCCGTCAATTTTACCCACAAAATTAATGACGAGTTTATCACCCAATTTTGCAGGCCCATTCACTTCAGTCCATTTAGCATGCTGTCGTTGCATTTTATCAAGCATTTTATCAACATCTGCTGATGACACACTTGATTTAACTTGCTGAATTTTGATTCCTTTGAGTGAAGCTAGCTTAAATTCAGGGTACACTTCAAAAATCGCTTCGCATTGCACTTGTTGATTTGAATCTGCAGGTAACAGCTCGATATGGGGTGAGCTAGCAATTTTTAATTCTTGTTCTTTTACGATGCTTTCTAATTTGGTGCCTACTAATTTTTGAACAACATCATCACGTACTGATTTACCATATCGACGTTTAACTTCAATTAAAGGTACTTTTCCAGGTCGAAATCCTTTCAATTTTACTTTGCCCGTTAATTCTTCGAGTTGCTTCAGCACTTCTTGCTCTATATCGTGATCAAGAATTGTAACCGTGATCTTTCTCTTTAATTCACTCAATCGCTCTACCACTTCTGACATGATCATAGACCTCTAAAAAATTAATACCTAAAATTGGTGCGAGAGGAGAGACTCGAACTCTCACAGGTTACCCCACTGGAACCTAAATCCAGCGCGTCTACCAATTTCGCCACTCTCGCGGACCTTCCACCGATTGGTGGGTCGTGTAGGTTTCGAACCTACGACCCGCTGATTAAGAGTCAGCTGCTCTACCAACTGAGCTAACGACCCAACGTTTAGCATTTTGGGGTGAGTGATGGGACTTGAACCCACGACCACCGGAATCACAATCCGGCGCTCTACCAACTGAGCTACACCCACCAAGACACATCGCCTAACTGGCGCGCCAGGCAGGACTCGAACCTGCAACCCCCGGCTTAGAAGGCCGGTGCTCTATCCGGTTGAGCTACAGGCGCACAAACCTTGCGCAATAGTACCGAGGCCCAACTTAACGATTTGAGTCTTGACACCATTACTCTTTAACATGGTCGGGGTAGAGGGATTTGAACCCCCGACATCCTGCTCCCAAAGCAGGCGCGCTACCAGACTGCGCTATACCCCGAAAGAATCCGGTATCATACTTAGCAAATGGTGATGGTGTCAAATCTCAATTTAACGATTTGAATCTTGAGATTTGACACCATCACCATATAGGGTATCATCGTGATGATCATCTTCAGTAATATATCCTGGATTTAGAGACCAATATGCAAGACCTCGCTGAAATCATCGACAATGCTTACGAACACCGACAATCGATTACACCTAAAAATGTCGATAGCACAATTCTCGATGCTATTATCACATCGATTGATTTATTGAATCGTGGTTTAACTCGCGTCGCTGAAAAAACGCCTGATGGATGGAAAGTAAATCAGTGGCTAAAAAAAGCCGTATTACTGTATTTTCGCGTCAATTCTAATTCTTCAATGCAAGGCGGCTTCACTCAATTCTACGATAAAGTCCCGATGAAATTTACCGACTACTCTCCCGAACAATTGGAAAAACAAGGTGTTCGTATTGTACCACCGGCGTGCGTAAGACATGGGGCCTTTATTGCTGCAGGAACTGTGTTAATGCCTTCGTACATCAATATTGGTGCTTTTATCGATACCGGCACGATGGTTGATACCTGGGCCACAGTGGGTTCATGCGCACAAATCGGCAAAAATGTTCATTTATCTGGCGGTGTAGGCATTGGCGGAGTGCTAGAACCATTGCAATCTAATCCAACCATTATTGAAGACAATTGTTTTATTGGTGCACGATCAGAAATTGTTGAAGGTGTGATTGTAGAAACTGGCGCTGTAATTTCCATGGGTGTTTATATTGGTCAAAGCACAAAAATTTATGATCGAGAAACCGGCGAAATTAGTTACGGGCGAGTTCCTGCAGGAGCAGTCGTTGTTCCCGGAAATTTACCCTCTAAAGATGGAAAATATAGCTTATATTGCGCAGTGATCGTTAAACGCGTGGATGAGAAAACACGTGCGAAAGTTGATATTAACACTCTTCTAAGAGACTAAACTTCAATAATATTATGCCGATCTAAATAAATTTTCTTGATCATCACACGATTTATTTTCTTCTCCTTCCGCATCAGAAATTGAATTATAAACCGAGCCGCCTAACGAATCACTACTATTACTGATATTTAAGAGCTCTCTTTTTACTCTAGACTTCATCACGAACATTCCATCCAAAGACTTAGCCAAACATCTTTGTTCTTTTTTTTGAGCAGCTTTCTTTTCTTTTAAACATTGAGATAACGTGCCAACTAAAGATCTAAATTTTTTTTCATGATCAATTTTTTCTTCAAGTAAATTAAGCACATCCACAAATCTACGTTCACTAAAGGGTAATTCGACACAAACATTCGCTTGCAGTATTTCATCTCTGCGCATTTTAATCACAGCACGAGGAAATTTACCTTCCACCTCAATCATTTCATATTCCAATTCTGGTCTAGGAACCAGAATTCCTTCAATAGAAATATTAAACCGAGGATCATCTTTCCAAGCAGATTGCTTAATAAGCTCAGCAAATTTTTCTAAAGCATTGATGACAGCAAGAGAATCGTCAACAACATAGACATGCTCAATTTTTACATTAGGATGTTTTGAATAAAGTTGCGAAAGTATATTCACAATATGCAAATACTTACCCATCTCAGCAAGCGTTTCCTCATCAAGGAATTTCGCACAGACTAATAAATCTTCTTTTTCGACACCTAGCACTTTCCAAGATTCAAAAATTCGCTCTTCAAATTCTCCCAAAGTCGCAACACCAAAAAGAACTTTTTTATTTTTGCATACGCTTAATGCTTGGATATGAGTTCGCAATGAGGGTAATACTCGAAGATTCATTTCATACGGTTTCTCAAAGGAGCGTCGGCATCTGGCTCCTTCACTATGGCGTTTGGTCACAGTGAGATCATGATCGTATATCACTAATACTGCAATAAACTCTTCCTGAATTTCCATACTTACCTCCGTACTTAACTTGGATATTGCATAATAATTCTCGTAGTATTATTCATGTAGTATCCAGGCTAGACACAAAATCGCATTATATTCTCATTCTTAGAATTTTTATAGAGGTACAATATACCTATCAATCAGGTATAAATTCTTACAAATATAGGGGACCACGCGCAAAAACCAAATACCTGCACTTAAAAGTGGACCAACCCGGAAGAGTTTGCTAGATTAAAACATATCAACTAACAGCGTGGACAACGGCTTTATGGACACTCTCGAGCTTGCTCAACAACTGATACGTGAGCCCTCAATTACTCCCGAAGATGGCGCTTGCCAATCAATTCTCGCGGCACGTTTAGAAAAAATGGGTTTTTCTATCACGCATTATCCTTTTAGCAACGTAAAAAATCTTTGGGCTCGACGAGGAAAGTCTGCTCCACTATTAGTGTTTTGTGGTCACACCGACGTTGTTCCGCCAGGACCTCTCGATGCGTGGCAATACCCGCCATTCGAACCTACCATTGTTGATGGTAAACTTTTTGGTCGCGGTGCAGCTGATATGAAAAGTGGCGTTGCTGCGATGGTTTGCGCTGCAGAAAAATTTGTTTCAAAATATCCTAATCATTCAGGATCCATCGCCTTTTTGATCACAAGTGATGAAGAAGGTGACGCAATAGATGGAACACAAAAAGTACTCGCTAACCTCCCACCCTCCGATCGAGCTATCGATTATTGCATTGTGGGCGAAGCAACAAGTGATCAGCAATTTGGCGATACCATAAAAAATGGGCGACGTGGATCACTATCAGCGAAATTAACGATTCATGGAAAACAAGGTCATATCGCCTATCCGCAACTAGCTGAAAATCCTATTCATCGATCCTTTATGGCTCTTCATACAATGAGTCAGATCAGTTGGGATAATGGCGACGAACATTTTCAACCCACATCTTTACAATTTTCCAACATCCACAGCGGCACAGGTGCTGGAAATGTTATTCCGGGTAAATTAGAAGCCCACTTTAATTTACGCTACTCTCCAAAGCAGACTGCTGAAAAAATTAAAGAACGCATTGAGACAATACTCAAAGATCAACAATTAAAATATGATATTCTCTGGACACATGGTGCAGAACCTTTTATCACACATCCTGGAGAATTAACTCAAGCATTGAGTAATGCCATCAAAAACACAACTGGAATTTCACCACAATTGAGTACCACAGGGGGAACTTCGGACGGAAGATTTATCTCAAAAACAGGGGCTCAAGTCATAGAATTTGGAGTGATTAATCAAAGTATTCATCAAGTTAACGAAAACACAATCGTCAATGATTTAACGCAATTAACAGAAATATTTATTAAAACGTTAGAGTCACTTCTTCTTTCCTAATCTACACTATTATCTTGATAATCATGGCGAAACCCCAGATCTATCGTGAGGACTTTCATGATCTGGATTCCATTCATCAACATCACCATTACGGGGTGAGATATCACGCGCGCTTGGAGACTGCGTTAAACTTCTTAAATCAAGAGTAAATGAAGTTCTTGGTAGCGGACTCTTTAGACTCGCTCGACTATGACTTGCAGCGTTTGATGTTTGCTCTGCCGGATTAATTATTTCTACTACTGGTATATCCTCAGCTTGAAATTGTGGGCTGGCTGAGTTACTTCTCCTCTTAGAAAAAGTTGGCGTTAATGGAGTACCTGAAGAAGATTTTGAAGTCAATCGAGCGCGTGGCGATGTTTTTTGGCGAGAGTTCGCTCCTAATTTTGAGCTACCACCTTCATCCGATTTTCCATCAACAAAATTAGATGAGCTTACACCGCTTTTACGTTGTGTTGAGTTGCTACCAGGCAACATCACAACATCTTGTCCAAGATCTGCCGATTTAGCACGATTTCGCGTTAGCGCAATAAAATTACGTGTTCTTGTTTTATTTAGGCCACGTGCAGCATTACGAACCATAACATTGTCGCAGATATAGTTTAATCCTGTTTTCGCAACAGGTGTTTTCCTGCTATCCAAACCAATGATCAGAGCATTTAGCTCATCCACAACTGATTTTAGTGTGGTATAGATACTACGAGTATTATGGTTAATCCTGTGAATTTCTAAACAGGAATTTGCAGGATGCAACTGAATAATTGGTGCTAATCTGTGAATTGATTGCTCAAGCAATGTCATTAATTTCGCAGGCAACTTAGTTAAGAGACCATTCGCGATGACATCACGAATAAAGTCTATATCTTGAGCTATTTTACGTTCATATAAATGCTCTTTTCGAATATTTAATCTCGAATTTTTCCACCAAAGATCAAGGCTATAGAGAGAAGTTGCTATGCCTTCTTTAATTTTTCTATATTCATCTGTGTCCAAAACCAAGGGCAAAATACGATGTACAAGAGTATCAATAACATCCTGCAAAAAAAGTACCAAATGTAAGTTTTCCTTGATGATAGCATCAAGATCAGCTTTGAATTCTTTGATTGCAATGATAGTAAAAGCATTCATATCAGTAAATTGTCGTCGATACTGAAATGTTTGCATCCCATTTTCAAAAGCTATTATTTCGGGGTGAAAAGAGTAACAAGCAACATTGCTAACCTCATCTATTTTTTTCCACTCACTATTTGATGAGTCCGAGTTATCTTCTAACCATGAATCTGAAAAAACAGATTCCCACTGCCCGAGGCTTATATTTTTTGGCCGAACGTTTAATAGTGATTGGCGGAGACCACCAAGATCCATATTAACTGAATTCGGTGAATCAACGAGTTCATTCATGTCGGTGATTTGCAACAACGATTCTAGCAATAGCAAAATGCCCGATGTTCCCCTGAGTATTTCATCAGAAAATTGACGCTCCACTCCTGAATCTCGAGATAAATCAGGATTTCTCTGACTCTCTTCACTAGCGGGTAAAGCTGCGCTGTTCGTTCGAAATAACTTCATTTTGCCTCCTGCATTATATTCGATAAATCACATGATTTACTTGGTTCACACTATTTCACTTAAGGGAAGGTGTACTCTATCTCGAGACTAGACTAACAAAAATCATTAATCGATTCTAGCTTAGCTTGACCACAGTGACCTCGCAAGGTAAGCTCAATGAATATATGTTTTTCCGTGTAATGGTGACCTTGCTGGTCCCCTCGCGACGATGAGCTGTGAACCCCGCCAGGCCCGGAAGGGAGCAACGGTAATAGTCACATTGGGCGCCGGGGTGTGGCTAGTGAGGTTGCCTCCATTTTGAGGAGAAGGGGTTCGGCTTAGGGTGAACGGGTCAAGTCTTGAATCATGAATTGCCCACTTCCTGGCCCCTCCTACTTTTCTAGAGACTAAGGAACCTCCATGGAATACCAAGTACTCGCAAGAAAATGGCGACCAAAAAGCTTTGCTGATATGGTAGGTCAACAACATGTGGTGCAAGCACTTAGCAATGCACTCAAACAAAATAGACTGCACCATGCCTATCTATTCACTGGTACACGCGGTGTAGGCAAAACCACTGTCGCAAGAATAATTGCAAAATGTTTAAATTGTGAAACTGCCTTAACAGATCAGCCTTGTGAAAAATGTAGTGCTTGCACAGAAATTAACGCAGGACGATTCATCGACCTTATTGAAGTAGATGCTGCATCACGCACTAAAGTCGAAGATACTCGAGAATTATTGGATAATGTGCAATACGCTCCGACCAAAGGTCGATTCAAAGTTTATATTATCGACGAAGTTCATATGTTGTCTGGGCACAGTTTTAACGCGGTATTAAAAACATTAGAAGAACCCCCACCACGTGTAAAATTTTTGTTGGCAACCACAGATCCACAAAAAATTCCGATGACAGTACTTTCTCGTTGTCTGCAATTTCATTTAAAAAATCTCACCATCGAACAAATTGCAACTCAACTGAACTACGTCCTTGAGCAAGAAAAAATTCCTTTTGAGTTACCCGCATTACAACAACTGGCCCGCGCAGCTGACGGTAGTATGCGTGATGCGTTGAGTTTACTCGACCAAGCGATTGCACATGGTGATAATCGAGTGAGTCTCGACACGGTTCGTGCAATGCTCGGAACACTCGCACCTACACATTTATACGGCATTATCGAAGCACTCATCAACAACGATGCTCAAGCAGTTTACGATCAAACACAAGCCTTGTCTGAATTCGGCGTTGATTTTTCTCACATCATGGAAGAATTGCTGGCACTTTTACATCAAATGGCATTACTCCATGCACTACCTAACTTGACGTCTAATTTATTTGCAGACAACGAAATACCTCGTGAATTAGCTAAAAAACTCTCTGCAGAACAATTGCAGCTTTATTACCAAATTGCGATTCTTGGTCGACGAGATTTATCGTTAGCCTCCACACCGCGCAGCGGATTTGAAATGACATTATTACGAATGTTAGCCTTTTATCCTGAAAATAGTGCTCCAACGATTAATACAATCAAAAAAGACAACAACACACCGATCGAAAAACAAGCATCAAAATCGAATCCAGTTAATTCGCGCACTCAACAAGGAAATTCACCACAAAACGAAACTACAAACACTGTCCGTCAAGCAACATCGGACACTCATCGCCCACAAAGCACACACACCAATATTCCTGCAATCAATACCGATAGCTGGGAAACAATTCTGCCACATTTAAAACTAACAGGCGCAGCTCTTGCCGTCGCACAACACTGCACGTTACTCTCAATCACTGATCACTGTGTGACACTTCAAGTGAGCTCCGGACAGTCGCCAATGATCAATGAAAGATTAATCGATCGTTTTCAGGAAGCTCTGTCTCATGCATTGAACATGAAACTTCGCGTTGAAATTAAGATAGGCTCATCAGAACAGCCTACACCTGCCCAAAAACAAGCCGCAATACAAGAAACTCGACAACAACATGCAGAATCCGCTATTCATCAAGACAAAAACGTACAGGCTATTTTAAGCACCTTTGGAGCTACAATTTTGCCAGACTCTGTTGAGCCTGCTTAGACAACTCCATACCCTGTATTGAACTTGACCAAACCTCCTACAACGATACATAATGACCCTAGCGTCGTACGGATGCAAAATTGTTTAACCGATGTTCAGATTAGTAATACGAGGAGATCAAAATGGTAAATCCTAGCGATATGAGTGACTTGGTCAAAGTCGCGCAAAAAATGCAAGACAGTTTTAAACGCGTGCAAGAAGAACTAGAAACTGCTCATTACGAAGGCGTATCTGGTGCTGGCATGGTCAGAATTTCTCAAAATGGTAGACACTACGTTCCCGAAATGGACGGGGTAATGATTACTCAAGAAGCCTACAACTTAGGCCCAACAAAATTGGGTGATTTGATTGCCGCTGCATTTAATGCAGGAACCAAACTTGTTGAATCATCCTCACAGCAAAAGATGATGGGTCTTTCTAAAGAGCTTGGTTTGCCTGAAAAAGACAAAGAATAACACGTAGGATTATTTTTCATGTTCAGCCCGCTGATCAATGAATTAATACAAGCCTTTCGATGTTTACCAGGAATCGGCTTAAAAACAGCCCAAAGGATGGCGTTTCAAATTTTGGAACGCCAACGTCCTCAAGGATTAGCCCTGGCCAACTCTTTGCAATTAGCAATCGAAAAAGTCGGAAATTGCAAAGCCTGCAGAACGTTTTGCGAAACAGAATTTTGCGGATTGTGCTCAAATCCTGCTCGACACTCTCACCAGTTATGCATCGTTGAATCACCGGCTGATGTCATTGCCATCGAGCAAACAGCAACTTTTCGTGGATACTATTTTGTGCTGATGGGTAGACTCTCACCCATTGATGGAATAGGACCTCAACAAATTGGCATTAATCAACTTATCGAGCGACTCGATAATGCACAATTTACTGAAGTTATTTTAGCGACAAATCCAACTATCGAAGGTGAAGCAACGGCCCATTATCTCGCGAATCTTATTCGAGAAAAATCCATTGCTTGCACACGATTAGCGCATGGAATTCCTATGGGTGGCGAACTAGAGTACCTCGATGGCAGCACTCTTTCTCGAGCTTTCACTGCCAGAACAGCCGTTGCTTAAAGTCTCATTTGATTCTGTGAAATTCACTTCCTTTCGAGTCACTACTAAAGGTCGCTTGCGGACTTGAGAATGAATCGCTGCAACATATTCCCCGATGACACCCAAAAATAATAGCTGCACACCTCCAAAGAAAAATAATGCAACAATTAACGTTGGAATGCCTCGAACAGTCACCGTACCATAATAAATTATATTATAAACCAGAGCAAAAGCTGCAAATAATAAACTCAGGATTGCAATGATGAGCCCACTAAACATACATAATCTCATAGGAAAATTTGTAAAAGAAATTAACCCATTAAGTCCTTGATCAATTAAATGATAAAAACTATTTTTTGAAAAGCCTTTTCGACGAATCTTCCAAACATAATTAACACCTACTGATCGAAATCCACAATTCGCAATCATCCCACGAATGTACGGATAATAATCATCATGCTGTTTTAATGCTTCCACCACTACTTTATCAATTAATTGGAACTCTCCAGCATCGAGAGGAATATTAATATCCGCACACCGCGATAATACTCGATAATAAATTTTTCTAATTAAATGCATTAATTTAGATTCTTGGCGATTCGCTCGCACACCATACACCACTTCATATCCTTGTTCCCACAATTTTACAAATTCGGGAATTAATTCGGGTGGGTCTTGAAGATCTGCAGGTAACATCACAACCACAGCATCACCGCGGGCCTTACAAACACCATTAAAAAGTGAACGGAACGGGCCAAAATTTCGAGAATTCACAGTAATTTTGATTCTTGAATCCTGTTTTGCATTTTGAGTCAAAATATCAACCGTTGAATCAGACGAAGCGTTATCACAAAAAATATGCTCGTAATCGTAGTTAGATAATTTCTCACTAAACAACGCTTTAACAGCATCGATACAATCCTGCACATTTAATTCCTCGTTAAAACAAGGAGTAATCACACTAATTAATTTCTTAGGCATGAGAATAGTTCCTTTTTTGTGAGCGATGCCAATCAAGTGTAGCAGAAATTCCATCAATAAATTGAGTTGCTGGAGCCCAACCTACAACATCTCGTAATCGATCAACATTAGCTTCAAGATCTATAATTCGATTGGATAGAACAGGTAATTCGCCAATTCCTAATGGCAATGTAATATCGATCATATCACGAATAATTTCAATACACTCACGCAGTGGACGTGAATTTCCAGATGCTATATTAAAAACACCTTCTGCTAGATCCGATGTTGCCAATAAACTAATTGCCTCAGCTGCATCTTCAACATACAAATAATCCCATCGTTGATCTCCTGTACCTAATATCGGACACTCACCAGCGAGCAACTGATCAATGAGGTAAGAAATTAAGGTATCAGGATGATCGGAGGGACCATAAACCGAGAACACTCGAGCCCAAACGAATCGAATTCTAGCATCTGCCGCGACACGTTCCGCCATTGTATAAGTTGCTAACTTTGCAGCACCATAAAGCGTACTAGGTTTAGTAGGACTTGCCTCAGAAATAATTTCAGCTGAGGGAGCATATTCTGCTTGGCTTCCTAAGCCAATAAAAGCTTTTACTTCAGATCGAATAGCAGCCAGTAAAAAATTGAGAGAAAGGTTGATATTGTTAATTTGATCATAAGAATCACGAGCTGATTTTGAAACACCATCCCAACCCAAGTGTAAAACAATATCGGGGTTAAATTTGCTCAGAACCAATTCTAAATTAATCTGATCCTCAAATTGTACAGGTAATTGTACAACTCGATCGAGACAATCACTGAGTCTATGCGTATTCGACAGATTTCTTAATAGAATTCCAACCGTATGATTCTTAGATAATAGTCTTGTAACGTGCGAACCAATAAATCCTGTGCTTCCTGAAATTAAAATTCTCATGTACCTTCCATCTCAACCGGTTGAGAAAAGGGTTCCATTTCAGTAATCGGCTTTCCAAAAGCGATTTTTGGATACGCATTAGCTTTAGAGTGGATCATGACTTGCAATAACACGGGTTTGTCGGCATCTGAGAATAAAAACTGCATCCCCTCATCAATCTGATTAGTTTCACTAATAGTTTTACTACAGATTCCATAAGCTTCACCAATTTTTTCAAAATTCGGAGCACTATATCCCCATGCTGTAGACTGATGCCGACTATCAAAATACGAATCTTGAAATTGCCTGATCATACCCAGAGAATTATTATTTAATATGATTAATTTCAGAGGCAATCGATGATGCACTACCGTTTGTAATTCTTGAATATTGAGTTGAAAGCCACCATCGCCTGCAATCACAACTACCGATTTTTTTCCCGCAGCAAAGCATGCACCCATTGCAGCTGGTAGGGCGTATCCCATGGCCCCCATCCCAGCCGAAGTCATAAAGAATTGATTTCGCAATAATCTTAATGATTGGGCAGCCCACAT includes these proteins:
- a CDS encoding NAD-dependent epimerase/dehydratase family protein is translated as MRILISGSTGFIGSHVTRLLSKNHTVGILLRNLSNTHRLSDCLDRVVQLPVQFEDQINLELVLSKFNPDIVLHLGWDGVSKSARDSYDQINNINLSLNFLLAAIRSEVKAFIGLGSQAEYAPSAEIISEASPTKPSTLYGAAKLATYTMAERVAADARIRFVWARVFSVYGPSDHPDTLISYLIDQLLAGECPILGTGDQRWDYLYVEDAAEAISLLATSDLAEGVFNIASGNSRPLRECIEIIRDMIDITLPLGIGELPVLSNRIIDLEANVDRLRDVVGWAPATQFIDGISATLDWHRSQKRNYSHA
- a CDS encoding thiamine pyrophosphate-binding protein produces the protein MWAAQSLRLLRNQFFMTSAGMGAMGYALPAAMGACFAAGKKSVVVIAGDGGFQLNIQELQTVVHHRLPLKLIILNNNSLGMIRQFQDSYFDSRHQSTAWGYSAPNFEKIGEAYGICSKTISETNQIDEGMQFLFSDADKPVLLQVMIHSKANAYPKIAFGKPITEMEPFSQPVEMEGT